From the Trichoplusia ni isolate ovarian cell line Hi5 chromosome 1, tn1, whole genome shotgun sequence genome, the window ggccccaattctgctatttacaatggccgatgaatgaatgaaaattgtcccatcacacttttcgtattctcttaagcatttttcctacactataattagaaatttagtatgggaaggtaaactcaaggtcaatacaattattgtgttagcatACTGCTTAAGAAGAcaggaatattttcaaatttaatccaattgtcattcatttatcggccgttgtaaaatagcagaattggggccctggtgtTGAGTGACGTCGTAAACGATTTAACTTAAACAGAGAAACACAAAATACTGATTGCCAACaacactattaaattaaatgagacGAATACACCTTCAGTCATCGATCTTACTAACTTAATGATAGAAGTAAAAGTTGTGTTCACACACGACTGGGCGGTGTCAATGTACGCAGATTATATTCATGTGAGAGAAGGGAATGGAATTGGTTTCTTTTTTCTAAAGGTGAAGAATTAAAATACGTGTGCATTGAACTAGTACATATGGACGATGAAAACATTTCTCACCAGTGCAGACGTTTGTTTTTTCATGGCTAAACTCGGGCTAAGATTGTGATAAATTTTCATATGGAAGTAACTGACAAAATGAATTGCAAATAGAAGTATTATTCGCTGCATTATAAAGTTGgtttattaatatcaattaaaaccAAAGAGGTAGCCAAAGTTCATGTAAtgcttaaaacaatttaaaagcaaatttcCTGAAACcggaataaaaaataccttgaaTAGAAATGAGATAAATTTATGCCTACATCATGAACAGATACGGCACTTTAAATTTATGGTCCATTAGCTATAAACCAAATTAGAATTGATGGTCTGAAAAATGCTTAGTAAGCTAGCTTAGTAACacgagatttatttttaattcaacgattcaaacattttgtactttttgcgTTTCGAAAAATCAGAAAGCCGGACTTCCTATTTTGAAGcacttttaagttttttgaattgatattattttaaacacaggacaaacgtttgtacGATCCTTAAATTCTAGTCCTGAGTCTGAGGCTTGGTGCACGTGactggaatgtttgtgaaatcccccgcgacacaaaaaTTAACTGAATTTTTAAACCTTTGAAAATATTGCTAGCTAAAACTAAAAAGAGAGACACCACTATACAAAGCACTCCCTTGTTTCCCAATCAACAACATTCCCCAaactattcacaaaaatatcaatttgaaattgCCCCGAAACCATAGGTCCTGAAATACATCCATCAATGTTTAATATAACTCAAACACCATAACTGGTATTGAATTCATATAAATTCGTAAGCAATATCCATATTACACGGTTGTCGCATCACATCACTTGCGAAGCAATAAAGTCATAagcttgtaataaaataaaatgtctggGAAATATACGGGTTAAAAATTGACGAGGAAACGTCCGcctgcagttgtgaaagagctATATCGCTTTTGTACCTGCAGAAATATGATAATAAGTGGTAGAAGGGGGTGGTTTGACCATTTCTCCAGAAAAAATAGCTAAGTTACTGATAAAGTCTGGCAACCAGTTtgactaaggagtatcgtgttgcacaggtaagtgggttgaggaggtcagataggcagtcgctccttgtacaacACTCGTACTTAGCAGGttacggttagactggaagccgaccacaacatagttgggaaaaagccaggatgatgatgacttaaCTATTGGTAATTCTAGGTCTATATGACTGAATGTAGGTGTTGCAATcttaaaaacatcaaagaatTACCAGTTgatatgattttataataacaataactgGAGTTTATACTGAAAGTGCTGGAAATGTCTTTAGAGAATAAgaaaagtaggtacttataaacacactagctattgcccgcgacttcgtgcgcgtggttagaagatataagttatgatttatatctgccctgccttttccacattttccattgtgtcttcgctcctattagtcgcagcgtgatggtatataacctataaccttcctcgatgaatggtctattcaacacaaaaatattttttcaatttggacccttagctcctgagattagcgctttcaaacaaacaaacaaactcttcagctttatatattagtaaagaagtatagataacaagACAACCTAAAACGTTttgtaaaaagaatataaatgaataatttaaattcatcatGTCAATGTAATCTTTCATGAGGTCATTTCCATATCAACTACGAAATTACACAAAAAACCTCGGGCCCGACAATTTTGAAGTCCCCGTATATTTTCGAAACAACAAAGAAACCAAAGAATTTCTTTTCACAGCGATATTAATGTCTCCGCAACGTGAATCCTATTTTGTTTACTCGCTCGGTTAAATCTTACGAATCGTAAATATGGATATGCCCAAAAACTTTTCTTCACACATTTTATGGCGTGACAAATTCGTTTTCGATGAAATTAGCTGTTTTCATagtagtattttgttttatttctatactagctgttgcccgcgacttcgtccgcgtggctagaagatagaagtaaggatttttttttcgataaatcGATTCGCTTTCAGTCTCCACCCGATTTCGGCCCGTACAGATAGGTAAAGGGCTAcctaatttttttcaaaataatataaagccTTTGTTATGTAAGGTAATAAAGCATTCTAATCGCAAAAGAATTTTCGAAAAACAGTCCACtagtttttgagtttattcATAACAAACTTTACATACAGATCTTTCCTCCGATGAtgaatattagtgtagataaatattttttattccatcaataattacaaaaatgacCGCAAATGCAACAATTCTAGCTGATCAGGCGATCTGGATGGCTACTTTGTGAAtctaaaaagtgaaaatttaatctttgtgacGAATCaggtttcacagacattcaaagTACACGCATAGAGAAATCTGGAATGGAGCGCATAAATTCTTGTTCTTCTAGGGATCGTACCCACGACACGACGCGTCCAGGTAGGTCATTCAACTATCCATACAAACGAAAATCCAAAAATGATAGTTCTGTTCAATATTAACCTATTTCATTTAGAGAAATACTAGAAATTATACGTACTTACAAAAATCTACACAGCAGTATTGCTAACTCAATGAcacaaatctattttttttttatagtctttataaaaaatattcttaaaaaaatataaataaaacctaaaagaataaaaaggaAGCTTTACGTGTCGTCAAGGGGACACCCGGGTTTGAACCGGGGACCTCTCGATCTGCAGTCGAATGCTCTACCACTGAGCTATATCCCCTATGATGTGATACGCTAAATTACACGACCATTTATAACAAGTAAGAAACACACGATCTGATTTTGTATGAatcattaataatgaattacgttgaatattttttgtattgctaattcaataatattaataattacttagcaaaatatatataacgtGCGTTATATAcacaattgaaaaaatacaaaatctattttcttattttattcaatattgaaatatttaataatatctactaaacaaagtattttaattttaaaagcagcCTTTAATACTTCATGCAAATAATTTTGGCCCATTTGCATACTAAAATACCGCTAGGTTAGGTAACTATCTACAGCTTTAGATAAAATTATCTATAGTTATTCACGCACTTATAATAAGGATTATTTAGGATaaagaatgaaaaaagaaaataaagaagaaatatatatatacctacaaACAGTTTTAACTAAAGATTATTGTCAAAAAgattcattcatttttcatattgttttaaactaacatgttacaaaatatatgaactGCAACAGctgataaaacaattttaaaatagttgtcGATCAAGATAAGCTTAAAATACTGATAAATTAATTACGAAACTTGATTAATTATGTATGATGATAATAAATTGGTTCAaatggaattatatttatttaagctaaAATACCATTACATAAAATTGTATCGCTGAGGGGCCTATTGGTTTAGAGTTaaggccctgactgctataccggacgtcgtgggttcgattccagcCCAGGAAAACGATTATTTATGCTGTATTGGGGTATACTTTATTCGTGATAcgtatttatttggaattacaAAAGCAACAGCTTATGCCCAGGGGCCCGCCTGCTACAAACCGAAAATAAACCAACGGGAACAAAAAATCGggatacatacaattttatgtgTTAATATTGGTTATAAATAATGGTGTTCAATTTATCAGTGCACGCGGACCGTGTATGCTTACGATTGGCAACTATATTTCGAAAGATATACCCAGACATGGCAACAAGAGGAAATACGAGCAAAATGTTacagttttatactttttttaatagtatatttgtattgtttcagATATCACACTAAATGAACCCGCTGCAATCAAAGCAAGAACAAAAGTGATGAAGATTGGGAGAATCCAGAAAAATGGACACCCtagaaaaattaacaaatagaacaaaatgGAGGTTCAACCTCCTAACATTGTACATATTACTACTGGCCACAACATGCCAAGGGAACAGTCAAAACGATGAAACCAAAACAGACGtagaattagaaaataaattagattctAACCACTGCCATAATTGTTACAATAGTCACAAAGAACATGTAGAAACCTACGTAGATGATATAGTTGGACAATTTAATACATTCACAGAAgaaaacttcaatttaaatagTACTGTTATATATTTAGAGAGAGTAGTTGAAAATATGCTAGACAAAGCTTTAACTCAAGAGAAATTTAAGATTTTCGATGGAGTTGAAATTGAAGCAGCTGAGGATAGAAATGACACAAGAATACAAGAGAAAGTGGATGCCGCCGGCAGAGCCTTGTTTAGCAAATATACTTATGAGTATAGACTTTATCAGAAGGTTAAGGATTTCGTTAACACCCATATACTGTCAATCAATTTACCGATGGCCGCaaaatgtaagtataaaatGTATCTTTGACTGATCTAGTGGCTTTGACTGCCATATAAGAGGTTTTGGGTTCGATTCATGCCttggacaaatgtttatgtgatgagtaCTGAGATTTGTTCTACTTCAGTGTTTAGATTatctaaaactagctgttgcccgcgacttcgtccccgtgggtagaagatataagttatgatttatacctgccctatttttttttcacattttcctttgtaccttcgctcctattagacgcagcgtgatggtttatagcctaaagccttcctcgattaatggtctattcaacacaaagagattttttcaatttggaccagtagttcctgagataagcgcgttcaaacaaacaaacaaacgaactctatagctttatatattagtatagattatgaaGCTATTAGAATCATATATGTGTGTATCAGTTAAGtggtattcatattaaaaaatttgcttactttgagactagatgcCGTTGTTAGTGTTGTGGAATATAATTTCTATTCAAATGAAATCCTAAGATTTAAATATGGAAAGAACAATGCCAAATAAACATCTAGATTAGAGCCTAAAAAGCAATTCTCTACTTCTATTTAGAATGTAATTTCCTTTTTAGTACTTAAATCTTTTAAGTGGGTCTATGGGGATTTGGTTGAATCAGAATGAAGCTGAAAATAAGTATCTATTGAAGTAAAGCTTTAGGTTTTAAATGGTATATATTTTATCCTTCGGGGACTGCTTACTCTCAAGGGCTACATAATGATTGTGGTTATATCGACAAGCTTTCCGGGaattatagaaaaatgttttagaagatgtaatataaatgtattctttGAATGATAGAGTATTATTGAATACTCTTGAAATTCCCTGCTATTTATTGATACACAAGAAAATAATCTCAATACACGTGCAAGAGATTAAGTTAATCTTTAGACTATGATGGGGCTCAAGGAAACTAATTTGAGAGCAAAGAGTATGAAACCCGTAGGTTTGactcaaaataacatttatatattttgatcgTTAGCTTAAATTGTTTGAAGCTAgcaagaaaaatacttttttcttttctatggTTATTTTTCATCTAgctttaacaatttttttccaAAGGTTTTAAAAGATCTAACGTCAGTCAAACGTCTGGTGTTTTGAGCATCGTGTTGACTATGTCTATAAGATTAAAAGCACAacattttcatgttatttttttttctttttcagcttTCGGATTAAACAAATTCTTCGTACCGATATTAATTGGAGGtcaagtaattataaaaactatcttGTTCGCGATGTTCCTGCCATCCATTCTCGGAAGTTTCGGGAAAATGCTCAGCAAAGGTAAACATTATGAAAGTTTTAATGACGTCGTAACTTAAGCCAACATTAAGAACCAGCGTTCACTGGCAACAAAAAAGTTGCAAGACAATCTTTCCACTAGAACGGAACTGTTTGTCTGATATGACATAGACACTTAATCTAATGCtaggtataatataaaacaattccGTCAACTAGTTGAGGTGGGAAGCATGGTAGGTACTGCATTTTGACTGTCAAAAGCCATCGTAGTCATCGCACACatttggggaggcctatgtctagcaagAGAACACGACAGGCGGAATTGatagaattattaatatttcgtcAGACCTCGGTCGCTTGACGAGTATAGGGGTAGTATGGTCGTCGGCTATGACATAACgtattgacgggcctgttggtctagtggttagtgaccctgactgctataccggaggtcgtgggttcgattcccgcccaggacaaatgttgtgtgatgagcatgatcatttgttctggtgtctgggtgtaatttatctataatatgtatgtatttagaaatatataagtaagtttatcagttgtctggttaccataacacaagctctgcttagcttgggatcagataaccgagtgtgagttgtcccatgatattattattaataatatagttCCTTCTCGGTTGGGAGACAGTTGCAAGACAGTCCCACAACTGTTTTGTTTCCAGTGAGCGCTTGCTCTTAGGTAACTCTACTTAAGTATGTTACTCGAGTAGAACATTGGACATTAAGTAAGCTGTAAAACTTTGGgttttcaaatcattttgaGACATTAAAGTGAGGTGAGCAAAGCTTGGTGGTGAAAGCAAAATTGAAAGTCTaggtttgttgttttataattaggAAATTGTTTAAGACTTAATTAGAGTAAGTGAGTCGTGGTTTTTAGCTGACaattattaaactgtttaacttgttcatatttttatattagaatcTTCAAATATAAAGAAGACAGGAGCGTTAATCAGCGCCAGTTCATCATCATAAATGTAATTGGTTGTTTTGGTCGCTAGTGACagtttagaataattataactaaCTATTCTTTgcctggatgtcggttatagcttCAAAAACATGAGCCTCATTTAACACAGTTGGAAAAAAGTAGTTTGTTGTTCGAAGGTGTCTACTACCTCCataccaaaattttatttaaaggggactatttatttaaacgtgAACAGGTTACATACATGCGAGCATACTCATATATTTtcgcatatatatatatattttcgaaatactttgaaaaaatcTCTCTCATTCTTGGTGAATATTTAAACTGCTAAACAATCACAATTCATCTTCAATTTAGGACTTCTATCTTTGCTAGAATTCTCTAGCTTTAAAATCCCATACAAGATCCGAATTAGTTGGCTGCCATTGTGTATTTGAACAAGCGTTGTCAAATGAAAAGCAATCTCGTGAGAATGGCCTATTTACTTCGCATTGTAATCCGGGATTCCAATATCATATACCACATAACGAGCCTGTATAAATGGCGGCCTGTATTCATTATTCTTCAAGTGTTTTGAATCATTTTCGGGAAATCTATCGTTGGGTTCAAGTCTAAAAATTATTCTGTCATTTTCATTATGATCCATCATTGTGATATTAATTTTTAGCTTCCAGTTACATTCTTAAAAGAATAATGTAGACGAAAATATATTGACacgttttgatttaaaaacagttgCAATTGAAATTTGACATGGTTgaagtttactttaaaaaaaatgtaaccatAAAGAAATATAGATCGCACAATAGCATTATgtactttgatttattttcactttataaacacaaaataaataccaatgTTGTTATTCATCTTTTCATATAAGTTTATGAAATAACATAAACTTTTAATGAATCGGTCTAGAAATACCATACTATTTTAATACACGATACAATTTGGTCtcgaaacaaacataattttctttacatttattaCCGAAAACTGTATACCTATAAAGTGCCTTTTTATCATTCTtccatcatattattataagccaTTGAAGTAGACTTTGGCAATCATTGTATAAGCGAGACAACACTATAAGCTTTGTAGCGCGCTATCTCGCTCACACAGCTGTAAGTCCTATTTAAAGATGTGATGGTAGGCGTTCTGACAACGCTACGTAATAGCCCGTTAACGTTGAGCTGCCAGTTAAATGAAAGAAGTTATAAATTCTGTTTATAGAGGGCGCCACAAGGACTGTtgagtgtattttttatgagaatgtacttttggttttatttaagcATAAACGAAATGGAGACATTTAGTTTGCACACTTTAGTACTATAAACATAAAGGACCTTCCAAAATTTGTGGTAGAAATGTAGTTTCATGATGAACATATTAAATGGAATTATTTTCACTCGgaatataaatatcaaagtaTTTATCAGATTATGTTGTTCTCcaggatattaaataaaacaaaaacgaaccaagtgttccatttttttaaaaagccAGCCACccatacaaacaattttaaaacttacttcTGTATGTATAAATTAACTATAACTTAAATTTCGAAGTATATCAATCCTCTCGGTCTAGTCTTTCCAAATGATTCTAAACCTTATCTTAATTACCATAAAACTTATAATTCCAGGCCTATCGACCCTATCAGCATCGTCATCCCAAGCCAGCTACCCGCCTGCCAACGTCGAAGACCAAGTTGGCTACAACAGCGACAATAAGGACTTCATGGGGTACGAGACCAGCCCCACGGGGACCTTCGCGTACCCTCAGGATGGGATGTACGGGAACGAAGCCAGTGATGTCAATGAAGTGGGGAATGTTGATATGTCCAGGTAAGAGCGAAATGTTAACAAGATATATAGgtaatttaaagtttagaaaCTTCTGATGCTTAACATTTTCACTCCCACAATTTTTATCTTCCCTTTTTGTCTTCATTCCTGACATCAGACCGAGATCATTTTTCCAATTAATGTCAATTGCGTGACATTGAAATTCTGCgattacataattatacttatatatcGCTGAGCTGATGCACAAGATGAGATAGAAGGTTTCCATAGAAACTCCTCAATAAAACGACACAGCCCTGAAGAGgttttgcttgttttatttGTCTCGAAAGTTATTTGATCTCAAAGCATGTTAGCTACATAAAAAGCTAGTTTATtagatgtttcttttttacaagTACTTGATTACAAATGGTTAAGATTTGCCGAACGAAAAGaaatgttcaataaaattgaCACTTTTATACATTGAAGTGATACAAGTACTATAATCACTTGTCATTACCTCACCTTTTCATAATCAAATGGTACACGTAATAAAAATTCACTGTAGTGGATATTAATACTAAATGAAATTAACATTTTCCCAAATAACATTTCAGATTCGGCGCCA encodes:
- the LOC113498817 gene encoding uncharacterized protein LOC113498817; amino-acid sequence: MDTLEKLTNRTKWRFNLLTLYILLLATTCQGNSQNDETKTDVELENKLDSNHCHNCYNSHKEHVETYVDDIVGQFNTFTEENFNLNSTVIYLERVVENMLDKALTQEKFKIFDGVEIEAAEDRNDTRIQEKVDAAGRALFSKYTYEYRLYQKVKDFVNTHILSINLPMAAKSFGLNKFFVPILIGGQVIIKTILFAMFLPSILGSFGKMLSKGLSTLSASSSQASYPPANVEDQVGYNSDNKDFMGYETSPTGTFAYPQDGMYGNEASDVNEVGNVDMSRFGANNAAYLPSKNSYYKNQMTTAANNYKVFQKIPASSMILSNYDPFYSPLLSRLDGIFARLGLAPSENAIDDNIEACREQLICLMYASPAKYAPYSNLVSAQLSRELNELRRPVSDNPEILRFFKYMKAARRGQEASDCTYSYPTCSANAQKTHTMVAAYHDINKLVSARKLH